TTTTATGGATTTAGTATATTATTTGATGCGTTTTTAGAGGGACACGTTAAGGGGTTTCTCGAGAGGAAAAAGATGGCCAAAAAGCTCAAGGACCTCAATGGGCATTATATAATTTGTGGTTACGGCAGGATAGGAAGCACTATTGCCTGCACACTATCTGAGCGTGGTCTTCCAGTCGTAATTATTGAAAACGATCCGGATGCCCTAGAGCAAATAAAAAAAGATGGTCATTTGTGGGTGGAAGGAGACGCAACAAGAGACGAGGTGTTGAAGCAGGCACGGGTTGAGGTAGCAAAGGGAGTTGTCTGTGTCTTGAAGTCCGATGCTGACAATGTTTACATAACAATTACGGCTCGTTGGTTAAATCCGGGATTATTGATCGTAGCCAGAGCAAGTGATCCAAGGGCAGAGACAAAGATGATTCAGGCAGGTGCCGACAGAGTGATTTCTCCCTATGAAATTGGAGCTAAGAGAATGGCCCTTGCTATTTTACAGCCAACAGTTACAGAATTTTTGGATTTAGCAGTTCACTCTGCCAAGTTTGACCTTACAATAGAGCAGATAGAGATCAAGAAGGGATCAATGATCGAGGATAAATCCATTAAGGAATCTGGACTGCGTCAAAAATATGGAGTGACTGTACTTGCTGTTCAGGATCCAAGGAAACAGCTTATTTTATCCCCGGACCCAGAGTTTGTTTTGAAAGTGGGTTACATATTAGTGGCCCTTGGACCAATTGAGGGGCTCAATAGGCTCAAGAGTATTGCAAAGGCAAGTGATAAGACTTAATTTAATGCTTATCAAAATAGTATGAGGAGAATGAGCCATGTACTTAGCGCCAACTCATAAATGGTATTTGGAAAGGATAATTTTCCTTATCGCAGGTACAGTGGTACTTGGTGGTACTCTTATGGGGCTGTTTGTGCACAAATACTGGTTTGCCTTTCCAATCCTTGCCGGTTTCAATATGTTAATCTTTGCTTTTACTGGTTTTTGTCCAATGGCTGTCGTTTTAAATAAGTTTGGAGTAGAGCCTCTTTGCGGAAAGGCAGAGGCAAGTTAGGCCTTAGCCCTTGTTGCACTGGATGGTCTCGTCTTCTGAGACAATAATATCCATTTTTTGGTCATGGGGATCGAGAGGGATCTTTTCCATGACCTGGATTGAGAAGGCGAGGCCTATTCTTATTGCCCCTTTTGCTTCTTGTGAGAGAAATCTATCGTAGTAGCCTCCTCCATATCCATGGCGGCCACACCTTCTGTCAAACACACTACCAGGTACTATTACAACGTCAATGGAGTCTGGTGCGATTCTTTCCGCGGTGTTGGGATTAGGTTCCAATATTCCATATGCGCCTGGAACTACGTCTGTCTCCCAGTTTTTTATTAGATAAGGGATTAGGCGCCTATCATCTATCACTGTCTTGGGTAAAACCACTGGCAACTTCTTTTTAAGGCGTTCTTTTATTGTCCGCATTGTAATTACTTCGCTCTTAAAATTGACATAAAACATGGGAAATCTGGCATTGGAATATGCCGTGATTTGTGTCAGTCTTTCCCAAATGGCGCCACTTTTTTGGGCCAACTCTTCAGGCGTAAGGGTGTCTCTTAGACTCAGTACTTTTTTTCTTAGTGAGGTTTTCAATAGGCTTTTCTTCCGGAAAAGAAAATTTTCATACAGGAATTTTTCTTCCCGAATTCTTCAGACCATATCGGCCTTGAAAGGGTATCTCTAAATCTAATTATTTTCCCTTGGGGAAAGAGATGAATTGACTTTGCTAC
This is a stretch of genomic DNA from Dissulfuribacter thermophilus. It encodes these proteins:
- a CDS encoding potassium channel family protein, producing the protein MLGIKKIVILSLMVLGLWVLGTCGYVIIEGWGFRDALYMTAITLSTVGYGEVNPLSPSGQIFTIILIVLGVGLFFYGFSILFDAFLEGHVKGFLERKKMAKKLKDLNGHYIICGYGRIGSTIACTLSERGLPVVIIENDPDALEQIKKDGHLWVEGDATRDEVLKQARVEVAKGVVCVLKSDADNVYITITARWLNPGLLIVARASDPRAETKMIQAGADRVISPYEIGAKRMALAILQPTVTEFLDLAVHSAKFDLTIEQIEIKKGSMIEDKSIKESGLRQKYGVTVLAVQDPRKQLILSPDPEFVLKVGYILVALGPIEGLNRLKSIAKASDKT
- a CDS encoding YgaP family membrane protein; the protein is MYLAPTHKWYLERIIFLIAGTVVLGGTLMGLFVHKYWFAFPILAGFNMLIFAFTGFCPMAVVLNKFGVEPLCGKAEAS
- a CDS encoding 5-formyltetrahydrofolate cyclo-ligase — protein: MKTSLRKKVLSLRDTLTPEELAQKSGAIWERLTQITAYSNARFPMFYVNFKSEVITMRTIKERLKKKLPVVLPKTVIDDRRLIPYLIKNWETDVVPGAYGILEPNPNTAERIAPDSIDVVIVPGSVFDRRCGRHGYGGGYYDRFLSQEAKGAIRIGLAFSIQVMEKIPLDPHDQKMDIIVSEDETIQCNKG